A window of Methanocaldococcus vulcanius M7 genomic DNA:
TTGCTCAAAGACCTGCTCAGCGACTGAATGAGCTGCTGCCGCTGCTACATCCTCTGCCTTAGCTCCCTCAGCCAATGCAGTAACCAAATCCTGAATACCAAAGACAATACAATAACTGTTCATGTTTATCTTTCTCCAGTCCCCTTTTGCTGCTAACTCTCCCAACTCTTGGAGAGAGACACCTAATCTTCTTGCAGTAATCTCAAAGAACCTACCGCTTGCCCCAGCACAGATTCCTCCCATTGTAAACCCATCTGGAATGGCATCATACAAGGAGATAGCTTTATTATCCATCCCTCCAATGTCTATGACTGTTGCCTCTCCTTCTTGCTTATCAGCCAAATAAGCAGCTCCTTTTGAATTGACTGTTAGCTCTTCTTGGATTAAATCAGCTTTAAAGTAATTTCCTACTGTGTATCTTCCATATCCAGTGGTTCCAATCGTTTCAACTTGATCTAAACTTATTCCTGCCTCTTTTAAAGCGTTATCAACTGCCTCTTTAGCTGACTCAATAACATCCTTTGTATATATCCATCCAGTTCCTGCAACTTCATCATCTATCATAACAACTGCTTTTGTTGTTGTAGATCCGCTATCAATACCTAAGCTTATTCCTTCCTGCTTCTTCCTTGCCAATAGAGATTTTCTTTCAACAATTGTGGTTAATGCCTCCATTCTTGTTAATAACTCAGATGCTTTTGTTCTCTCTGTGAATGAATACATAACTACTGGCAAGCTTGTGTTTTGTTGTATAAGTTTTCTTACTTCGTTTCTTACTAAGGCACCTTCAGCACATCTGAAACATGTTGCCACAAACACTGCTTCAGCATCGGTGTTTCCTTCCATGATAGACATTGCCCTTGCAAACATCAGTTTTAGGTTGTCAGATCCGACTTTAAATCCTAATCTCTCCTCAACTTCATCAATATATGAGAGATCAACCTCTGGAAAAACAAGTTCTCCTCCAACTTTTTGTGCTGCTTTTTCGATTTCCCTATAAACACCGCTCCACTCTGCTCCACAGGTTAATAAAGCGATCTTTACCATAAACATCACTCTCCAATAACTTTAATGCAGATCATTTACTTATCTTTTATATGCCTTTTATCTTTTTTTATCTTTATTTTTTATTTATTGTTATTGATTTTTATTATTTATCCATTGTCTATTACTTTCTTCATTATTCTTATTATTAAATTCCCATCGGTTTGTATGGAAACCTCTTTATCAATTCAAGCATTTTCTCTTCAGATAGATACTCTTTCGTGCCAATAACCAATTTTGGATCTTCTATTATTCTACCAAACAATACAATGGGGCATTTATTTTTTAATGCAATGTCTAAAATTTTTTCATATTCCTCTTCAGGAACTGCCAATATATAACTTCCTAAGTATCTTGTAGCTCTTGGATAGGGAAGGGACTTTATTTCAGCTCCTTTTTTTGCCTTAATTAACATCTCCAACAAATTTCCCAGCCAGCCACCTCTTGATGCATCTTTACACGCATTTACCTTTATTCCTCTCTTTAAGATCTCTAAGTATGTATCAAATTTTTTCTTTGCCTTATAAACTCT
This region includes:
- a CDS encoding methanogenesis marker 15 protein, giving the protein MVKIALLTCGAEWSGVYREIEKAAQKVGGELVFPEVDLSYIDEVEERLGFKVGSDNLKLMFARAMSIMEGNTDAEAVFVATCFRCAEGALVRNEVRKLIQQNTSLPVVMYSFTERTKASELLTRMEALTTIVERKSLLARKKQEGISLGIDSGSTTTKAVVMIDDEVAGTGWIYTKDVIESAKEAVDNALKEAGISLDQVETIGTTGYGRYTVGNYFKADLIQEELTVNSKGAAYLADKQEGEATVIDIGGMDNKAISLYDAIPDGFTMGGICAGASGRFFEITARRLGVSLQELGELAAKGDWRKINMNSYCIVFGIQDLVTALAEGAKAEDVAAAAAHSVAEQVFEQQLQEVDVRDPVILVGGSSLLKGLVIAMEEVLGRKIVVPKYSQLIGAVGAALLSSGYRYKKMKA